One Watersipora subatra chromosome 4, tzWatSuba1.1, whole genome shotgun sequence genomic window carries:
- the LOC137393764 gene encoding ATP synthase subunit g, mitochondrial-like, whose amino-acid sequence MAAIVNAGSRFGSAFVKWSTPLAKNAWKYGKVELMPPGPGQWGKALEEGGQVVKSVTSGKFLQQTTSQALVNLVVVADITFCFFIGECIGKGSLVGYKIKGAHLDASSDDC is encoded by the exons ATGGCAGCCATCGTGAATGCCGGCAGCCGTTTTGGCTCAG CTTTTGTGAAATGGTCGACTCCATTGGCTAAAAATGCTTGGAAATACGGCAAAGTAGAGTTGATGCCACCTGGTCCTGGTCAATGGGGAAAAGCTTTAGAAGAGGGTGGCCAAGTGGTGAAATCTGTGACGTCCGGAAAATTCTTACAACAGACTACATCG CAAGCTCTAGTGAATCTGGTAGTTGTTGCTGACATCACATTTTGCTTCTTCATTGGAGAATGTATAGGAAAAGGAAGCCTCGTTGGATACAAGATCAAAGGAGCTCATCTAGATGCCTCATCTGATGATTGCTGA